In a genomic window of bacterium:
- a CDS encoding HEAT repeat domain-containing protein, producing the protein MILFGGSLKEMLEYMGLFGFGKPNIEKLKKRKDVKGLIKALKYKNGEIRRDAAEALGEIRDKRAVEPLIAALKDEHMGVRWHCCCALVEIGDKKAVEPLTTLLKDEDVNLRGHVADLLGSIGDKRAVEPLIAAMEEDEFVRLTAPLALGKIGDKRAVAPLIAALKNDDEWVRRNCCHALGEIGDKRAVESLITALEDEDSGVRKACCDALGKIGDKRAVEPLMAALKDDDKWVRGRVAIALGNIGDSRAVKPLITTLKDPLIATLKDEDCEVRADARLALVKIGKPAVQSLIAALKDDDKWVRWACCDALGKIGDKRAVGPLIAALGDDDRMTQCYAVEALGEIGDKRAVQSLIAALKDDDKWVREKAAKVLGKRKIGDKQAVGSLIDALKDEDWGVRKLAAGALGKIGNLQAIEALTKVSQNDSSEDVREAAEKALQNIQQ; encoded by the coding sequence ATGATTCTATTTGGTGGAAGTTTAAAGGAGATGTTGGAATACATGGGACTTTTTGGATTTGGGAAGCCAAATATTGAGAAGTTGAAAAAAAGGAAGGATGTTAAAGGTTTAATCAAAGCACTTAAGTATAAGAATGGAGAGATTCGAAGGGACGCAGCAGAAGCCTTAGGTGAGATAAGAGACAAAAGAGCAGTAGAGCCATTGATTGCTGCACTTAAGGATGAACATATGGGGGTCCGATGGCATTGCTGCTGCGCTTTAGTAGAGATAGGTGATAAGAAAGCAGTTGAGCCACTAACTACTCTATTGAAGGATGAAGATGTAAATCTCCGAGGGCATGTAGCAGACTTATTAGGGAGTATAGGTGATAAAAGGGCAGTTGAGCCACTCATTGCTGCAATGGAGGAGGATGAGTTTGTCCGATTGACAGCACCACTTGCTTTAGGGAAAATAGGTGATAAGAGGGCAGTAGCACCACTCATTGCTGCTTTAAAGAATGATGATGAGTGGGTCAGACGGAATTGCTGCCACGCCTTAGGGGAAATAGGTGACAAGAGAGCAGTTGAGTCACTTATTACTGCTTTGGAGGATGAGGATAGTGGTGTTCGAAAGGCTTGCTGCGATGCTTTAGGAAAGATAGGTGATAAAAGGGCAGTTGAGCCACTTATGGCTGCTTTAAAGGATGATGATAAGTGGGTCCGAGGGAGAGTAGCAATAGCTTTAGGTAATATAGGAGACTCTCGAGCAGTAAAACCACTAATTACTACATTGAAAGATCCCTTAATTGCTACATTGAAGGATGAAGACTGCGAGGTCCGAGCCGATGCAAGATTAGCTTTAGTAAAAATAGGTAAGCCAGCTGTTCAGTCACTCATTGCTGCTTTAAAGGATGATGATAAGTGGGTCAGATGGGCTTGCTGCGATGCTTTAGGAAAGATAGGGGACAAGAGAGCAGTAGGACCACTAATTGCTGCATTGGGGGATGATGATAGAATGACCCAATGCTATGCAGTGGAAGCCTTAGGAGAGATAGGTGACAAGAGAGCAGTTCAGTCACTCATTGCTGCTTTAAAGGATGATGATAAGTGGGTCCGAGAGAAAGCAGCAAAAGTCTTAGGGAAAAGAAAGATAGGTGATAAGCAAGCAGTAGGATCACTTATTGATGCATTGAAAGATGAGGATTGGGGAGTTCGAAAGTTAGCAGCAGGAGCCTTAGGAAAGATAGGTAACTTACAGGCTATTGAGGCCTTAACTAAAGTTTCACAAAATGATAGTAGTGAGGATGTAAGAGAAGCAGCAGAGAAGGCTTTACAAAATATCCAACAATAG